AGTTGGGCAAAAGAGCCTCACCACATTCTAGTTGGGCAAAAGAGCCTCACCACATTCTAGTTGGGCAAAAGAGCCTCACCACATTCTAGTTGGGCAAAAGAGCCTTACCACATTCTAGTTGGGCAAAAGAGCCTTCACACGTGATGCTGCGTGCTGCAAGGACAAACAAAAAGAAATTACACCACACTGGCCACTGCTGGGCAGACATAAATAAAGACATACCTTTTCATAGCAGACATTAGCCAGGTGtagtattttgtattattatacaTAGAAACAGACTGACTTGCTCGGATACAGGTGTAGGTGGTTTCCAGGTATTTGTAGATTCCAACACAGGGGTCAGAAGTACGGAAGACTTCAGTGTTCACTTCACACACCTGTTTCCCATTGCACCTGGGGGATATCAGGAGGTAAGATGAGCTATGGCTGAGAATTAATCAAAGGCGTTGTCAACAAGCATGCAGCGCTTGACATTTAAAGCAGACATCTGCAGTGTTTACCGGTAACGTCAGGAAAATTGGCTTTAAAAAGGCACATTGATACTGAACCTCTGTGAGAGGACCTCCAGGGTGCCCGTCTGTGAACACTGTGTGTTGGTCAGCTGGTTGGCAGGTCGTCCTTCTCTGCAGGTGGTTCCGTCAGTCCGTCCGTACAGAGCTCTCTCAATGAAGATCACTCCAGAATCTAGCAGGGCAAGAAAAACAATGTAAAGACAGACAGCACTATGAATTCACCATCAGGATAGAATGTGTGTGTTCTTACCACAGATCAGGAACTGGACGTTTTCTCCATTGTCACAGGTGACCACTCTAGTCGCTGAGGAAGAAACAATcacatatacactgaacaaaaaataaacgcaacaaaatgtgttgggcccatgtttcatgagcagaaataaTAACAATTCCAGATGTGTTCCATATGCAAAACAGCTCATTTGTTTTAAATgtttcacaaatttgtttacatcccttttagtaagcatttctcctttgc
The sequence above is drawn from the Salmo salar chromosome ssa05, Ssal_v3.1, whole genome shotgun sequence genome and encodes:
- the LOC106605779 gene encoding L-rhamnose-binding lectin CSL2; its protein translation is MLLVRLTAFTLLAAVCCTLPAAATRVVTCDNGENVQFLICDSGVIFIERALYGRTDGTTCREGRPANQLTNTQCSQTGTLEVLSQRCNGKQVCEVNTEVFRTSDPCVGIYKYLETTYTCIRATRSITCEGSFAQLECDEGTIQIHSANYGRRDQQVCSFNRPANQLTNTNCLSQSTTASKVAKSCDGKSQCDVPVSNSLFGDPCVGTYKYLVVAYTCG